In the Prochlorococcus sp. MIT 1307 genome, one interval contains:
- a CDS encoding TIGR02450 family Trp-rich protein — translation MRWPPNKSWTSIYSRNGYRHFVAINYGGKKKERWVALVSVLDGKSRFVVPWSEMQDNSKWISGWLSLAKDEANSCSEEFGNIELAKACLHPSKDSGLLIPSEKNLIRPWDYD, via the coding sequence ATGAGATGGCCTCCTAATAAATCTTGGACCAGTATATATTCCAGGAATGGTTACCGACATTTTGTTGCTATTAATTATGGCGGCAAGAAAAAAGAACGCTGGGTTGCTCTTGTTTCAGTTTTGGATGGGAAGTCACGCTTTGTAGTGCCATGGAGTGAGATGCAAGATAATTCTAAATGGATTTCTGGCTGGTTATCATTAGCTAAAGATGAGGCTAATTCTTGCTCGGAGGAATTTGGAAACATTGAGCTTGCAAAAGCTTGTCTTCATCCTTCTAAAGATTCTGGCCTTCTAATACCATCAGAAAAAAATTTGATCAGGCCATGGGATTATGACTAA
- a CDS encoding SDR family NAD(P)-dependent oxidoreductase: MRQLPAPNNRNILVTGASSGIGYEAALGMLRNGHKLILPCRNESTSKCLFKRLEDKSEYKSDLSEMIFTPIVDLSDLRDIEDFAKQLLARDKSIDTLILNAGLQYTGSKSIRWSSQGFELTFAVNHLAHQYLTESISSLLCNSRSPRVVITASEVHNPESPGGRIGKPAGLGEMLGIRRGKGFSMVDGISNFDADKAYKDTKLCNILFGRELYRRLNLMGFPMPVIAWAPGLVIPRTNKGFFRYSRQFNELGQRLFSLVARDFLRITESPEKAGELLFKLATEPEYNEVGFSYFSNRILSPGRRSFDRSEISNEANQNNKAELLWEYTKELYNLA, from the coding sequence ATGAGACAACTCCCCGCTCCAAATAATAGAAATATACTGGTTACTGGCGCAAGTTCAGGAATTGGTTATGAAGCTGCCCTAGGCATGCTTAGAAATGGTCACAAGCTCATTCTTCCTTGTCGTAATGAGAGCACCTCTAAATGTTTATTCAAGAGATTAGAAGACAAGTCTGAATATAAGTCAGACTTGTCAGAGATGATATTCACTCCGATTGTTGACTTATCAGACTTGAGAGATATAGAAGATTTTGCTAAACAACTACTTGCAAGAGATAAATCTATTGATACTCTTATTCTTAATGCTGGCTTGCAATATACTGGATCTAAATCAATTAGGTGGTCCTCACAAGGGTTTGAATTAACTTTTGCGGTGAATCATCTTGCACATCAATACTTGACTGAAAGCATCTCTTCTCTCTTGTGTAACTCTAGATCACCTAGAGTGGTAATTACTGCTTCAGAAGTGCATAACCCTGAAAGCCCGGGTGGGCGAATTGGAAAACCAGCTGGCCTGGGAGAAATGTTAGGAATTAGGCGAGGTAAAGGATTCTCTATGGTTGATGGTATTTCAAATTTTGATGCAGATAAAGCGTATAAAGATACTAAACTTTGTAATATTCTTTTCGGCCGAGAATTATATAGACGTTTGAATCTAATGGGATTCCCTATGCCAGTAATTGCATGGGCTCCAGGTCTCGTAATTCCTCGCACCAATAAAGGTTTTTTTAGATATAGCAGACAATTTAATGAGTTAGGTCAACGTCTATTTTCTTTAGTTGCAAGAGATTTTCTTCGTATTACTGAGAGTCCAGAGAAAGCGGGTGAACTCCTTTTTAAACTGGCTACAGAGCCTGAATACAATGAAGTTGGATTTAGCTACTTTAGCAATAGAATTTTGAGCCCAGGAAGGCGTAGTTTTGATAGGAGCGAAATTAGCAATGAGGCAAATCAAAATAATAAGGCTGAATTGTTATGGGAATATACAAAAGAACTATATAATCTTGCTTGA
- the stpA gene encoding glucosylglycerol 3-phosphatase: protein MQPEIKPSILLEEILASHNYLIVQDIDGVCIPLVKDPLERKVDITYVQAARKFNGEFAVLTNGEHEGTRGVNRVIEKAYKSANLSHNSDIYLPGLAAGGIEYQNKFGQVEYPGVSNEELQFLSRITELMEDLLTKNLTKILPMLEKGEAQNFARAAVLATRFSPTVNLNGIFSLIPNDIKLQQKIQIMLMNIMDNLLSLANSQGLNSSFFLHIAPNLGERDNKEAIKFSSAGDVGTTDIQFMLSGAVKEAGLLVLINKFIQNRFGKAPLGQDFNVRNAPRTIQELKDLCQKKISGDEMPLIIGVGDTVTSHPSQTGEGWQRGGSDRGFLTLIQELGTLYNKRNRVVLVDSSFGEVDRPSLSNNQLKGISDPDDPLKFNTYFRTGPKGYIKWFSQLAEEQRVVRQNML, encoded by the coding sequence ATGCAACCAGAAATTAAGCCCAGCATTCTACTTGAAGAGATTCTAGCCTCACACAATTATCTTATAGTACAAGACATTGATGGTGTATGCATCCCTTTAGTAAAAGATCCATTAGAAAGAAAGGTGGATATCACTTATGTCCAAGCAGCTAGAAAATTCAATGGTGAATTTGCTGTTCTAACAAATGGAGAGCATGAAGGAACTAGAGGTGTAAATAGAGTGATTGAAAAAGCATATAAAAGTGCAAATTTATCCCATAATTCAGATATATATCTTCCTGGACTAGCTGCCGGTGGTATTGAATATCAAAATAAGTTTGGGCAAGTAGAGTATCCTGGTGTATCTAACGAAGAGTTACAATTTCTTAGTAGGATAACAGAATTAATGGAAGATCTTCTAACAAAAAATCTTACTAAAATTTTGCCAATGCTAGAAAAAGGGGAAGCTCAAAATTTTGCAAGAGCAGCTGTTCTTGCAACAAGATTCTCTCCAACAGTTAACTTGAATGGAATATTTAGCCTAATACCAAATGACATAAAGCTGCAACAAAAGATACAAATCATGCTTATGAATATAATGGATAATCTATTAAGTTTGGCAAATAGTCAAGGATTAAATAGTTCATTCTTCTTACATATAGCTCCAAATCTTGGTGAAAGAGATAATAAAGAGGCAATAAAGTTTTCTTCAGCTGGAGATGTAGGAACAACTGATATTCAATTTATGCTTAGTGGAGCAGTAAAAGAAGCAGGACTTCTTGTATTAATCAATAAATTTATCCAAAATAGATTTGGGAAAGCTCCATTAGGACAAGATTTTAATGTGAGAAATGCGCCAAGGACAATTCAAGAACTAAAAGATCTATGTCAAAAGAAGATATCAGGAGATGAGATGCCTCTTATAATTGGAGTTGGTGATACTGTCACATCGCACCCATCACAGACAGGAGAAGGTTGGCAAAGAGGGGGAAGTGACAGAGGCTTCCTAACATTAATTCAAGAACTAGGCACCCTATATAACAAGAGAAATAGGGTGGTCTTAGTTGATAGTAGTTTTGGAGAAGTTGATCGTCCAAGCCTTTCAAATAATCAATTAAAAGGCATAAGTGATCCGGATGATCCTCTTAAGTTTAATACATACTTCAGAACCGGTCCAAAAGGTTATATTAAATGGTTTAGCCAGTTAGCAGAAGAACAAAGAGTGGTACGACAAAACATGCTTTAA
- the arsS gene encoding arsenosugar biosynthesis radical SAM (seleno)protein ArsS (Some members of this family are selenoproteins.) encodes MAVCTFPKLSRSQLTTLQVNLGYRCNQKCGHCHVNAGPERKEMMDKKTLELIPKVLKHYNLNILDITGGAPELHPDFKKLVIAARDLGVEVIDRCNLTILNEPGNEGLADFLAENQVTVTASMPCYQKENVDMQRGKGVFERSLMGLRQLNSLGYGKNNDSLILNLVFNPQGDNLPPPQAKLEADYREKLNERYGISFNNLYTITNMPIKRFAAQLEISGKLSNYQKLLIEKYNSSNLENVMCKTLISVDWQGLLYDCDFNQQLGLHMQGRYHIKDLLNQKLILEGESIEVGQHCYGCTAGSGSSCSGSLEAK; translated from the coding sequence GTGGCAGTTTGTACTTTCCCTAAGTTAAGCAGAAGTCAGCTAACTACTTTACAGGTCAATCTTGGCTATCGCTGCAATCAAAAGTGTGGTCACTGTCATGTAAATGCAGGGCCAGAAAGGAAGGAAATGATGGACAAAAAGACTTTAGAACTAATCCCTAAGGTCCTTAAACATTACAATCTCAATATACTAGATATAACCGGTGGAGCGCCAGAACTTCATCCAGATTTTAAGAAGTTAGTAATTGCGGCTAGGGACCTTGGAGTAGAAGTTATAGACAGATGCAATTTAACTATTTTAAATGAGCCAGGTAATGAAGGTCTTGCAGATTTCTTAGCTGAAAATCAAGTTACTGTTACAGCCTCAATGCCTTGTTATCAAAAAGAAAATGTGGATATGCAACGAGGGAAAGGTGTCTTCGAAAGAAGCCTTATGGGTCTAAGGCAATTAAATAGTTTGGGTTATGGAAAAAATAACGATAGTTTAATATTAAACCTAGTATTTAATCCGCAGGGAGATAACTTACCTCCTCCACAAGCAAAGCTAGAAGCTGATTACAGGGAAAAATTAAACGAGAGATATGGTATTTCATTTAATAATTTATATACCATAACTAATATGCCAATCAAGCGATTTGCTGCACAGCTAGAAATTTCTGGAAAATTAAGCAATTATCAGAAGCTACTTATTGAGAAATATAATAGCTCAAACTTAGAAAATGTGATGTGTAAAACTTTAATAAGTGTTGATTGGCAAGGCCTCTTATACGACTGTGACTTCAATCAGCAACTAGGACTACATATGCAGGGTCGATATCACATTAAAGATCTACTAAATCAAAAACTTATTTTAGAAGGAGAGTCCATTGAGGTGGGACAGCACTGCTATGGATGCACTGCTGGAAGTGGCTCTAGTTGTAGTGGTTCTTTAGAAGCCAAATAG
- a CDS encoding sodium:solute symporter, which yields MDLLLKTINGILSLNILSSHSLAIGLFCLLGLLLGFSRSFKPALNLEMVGIPIALIVGVLVLAIGPYGQFPLLPESVTETWIQFPAPLLTLVFATLMLGRPIPRGRGVWKPIASQSLVGLMLGFGQYLVGGLAVLLILIPYLGVDPLMGCLIEVGFEGGHGAAAIMGKSFSRLGFPEGLDLGLAMATVGLLSSTVLGSGLVVLGRWRGWIAIQSSEEIKNATPLADSNSFIERFREAAVNLAFVGLAVLFGVGLLYGLRLLAPFLGDLFQEVLLVFPVFPLALLGSLFIRYLLEITGNTDLISALLMRGIGILATDLLITTATASVNLPLLINDWVPLTILAVTGLTWNLAGMFVVARLTFQEEWFERSIAEFGNATGVAASGVLLLRLADPNNVTSTLPIFSTTRLFLQPLLSGGLVTVIAPIAVVKLGLLGWTEVCGLLTMVSIFLAFFMQGSFSEEVN from the coding sequence ATGGATTTACTCCTGAAAACGATTAATGGAATCCTTTCTTTAAATATATTGTCAAGTCATAGCCTAGCAATAGGGCTTTTTTGCTTGCTGGGATTGCTTTTGGGGTTTAGCCGAAGCTTTAAGCCTGCATTGAATTTAGAAATGGTTGGCATACCTATCGCTTTAATAGTCGGAGTTTTGGTCCTAGCCATTGGCCCATATGGTCAATTTCCTTTATTGCCAGAAAGTGTTACTGAGACTTGGATTCAATTTCCAGCGCCTTTACTGACTCTGGTTTTTGCCACTTTGATGCTTGGTCGCCCTATCCCAAGAGGACGTGGTGTTTGGAAGCCTATTGCCTCGCAATCATTGGTTGGGTTAATGCTTGGTTTTGGTCAATACCTAGTAGGAGGCTTAGCTGTTTTATTGATTTTAATTCCTTATTTAGGAGTAGACCCTTTAATGGGATGTCTAATAGAAGTGGGCTTTGAAGGTGGGCATGGGGCGGCTGCAATTATGGGCAAAAGCTTTTCAAGGCTTGGATTCCCTGAAGGGCTTGATCTTGGCCTTGCAATGGCAACAGTGGGACTACTTTCATCAACAGTTTTAGGCAGCGGCCTCGTTGTTTTAGGCCGTTGGCGTGGGTGGATTGCTATTCAATCCTCTGAAGAGATTAAAAACGCCACACCTTTGGCAGATTCCAATAGCTTCATTGAAAGGTTTCGTGAGGCAGCTGTAAACTTGGCATTTGTTGGATTGGCCGTACTTTTTGGGGTAGGTCTGTTATATGGCTTAAGACTTTTAGCACCTTTTTTGGGGGATCTTTTTCAAGAAGTTCTTTTGGTCTTTCCTGTTTTTCCCTTGGCATTATTGGGTTCTTTGTTTATTCGCTATTTGTTAGAAATAACTGGTAATACAGATTTGATTTCTGCTTTGCTAATGAGAGGTATAGGCATTCTGGCGACTGATCTTCTAATTACGACAGCTACAGCTAGTGTGAACTTGCCACTCCTGATCAATGATTGGGTACCATTGACAATCCTTGCAGTAACAGGACTTACATGGAATCTTGCAGGGATGTTTGTTGTCGCCAGATTAACTTTTCAAGAAGAGTGGTTTGAGCGATCCATAGCAGAGTTTGGTAATGCCACTGGTGTAGCTGCGAGTGGGGTATTGCTTTTGAGGCTTGCAGATCCCAACAACGTCACAAGCACTCTCCCAATTTTTTCAACCACTAGATTATTTTTACAGCCATTACTCTCAGGTGGGCTTGTTACTGTTATTGCCCCAATCGCAGTTGTAAAGCTAGGACTACTTGGATGGACTGAAGTTTGCGGATTACTAACGATGGTATCTATTTTCCTTGCATTTTTCATGCAAGGGAGCTTTTCTGAAGAAGTGAATTGA
- the crtL gene encoding lycopene beta cyclase — protein MSTRAFIDVLVLGAGPGALAIAAALGAENLRVEVLAASNHTDPWPYTYGIWGEEVDEMGLQHLLEHRWKNTVSFFGSGASEPKADANKATHHGRDYGLFDKKKLQRYWIKQCDAASVQWHRGYAAELEIDENLCTVTTAEGKKHKARLLIDATGYEPVFLKSRKNWPIAIQTCYGVVGRFNTPPVEEGQFVLMDYRCDHLSSKEKEEPPTFLYAMDLGDGRFFLEETSLGLAPPVTLETLKSRLKQRLAHRKLELTSLEHEELGLYLPMNMPLPDLQQPVLGFGGAAAMVHPASGYMVGGLLRRSPSVAKVLAKAMRDKNASPAALAEKGWAVLWPPDLRRKQALYQFGLEKLMRFEEAQLRDFFKGFFALQSDQWYGFLTNTLSLSELVQAMWTMFVKAPWSVRWGLMGMQGRELYLLWQFLKPLN, from the coding sequence ATGAGCACTAGGGCATTTATCGATGTCCTAGTGCTCGGAGCTGGACCGGGTGCCTTGGCTATTGCAGCCGCACTGGGAGCAGAAAACCTCCGAGTTGAAGTCCTTGCGGCAAGCAACCATACAGATCCATGGCCATACACCTATGGCATCTGGGGAGAGGAAGTAGACGAAATGGGCCTCCAACATCTCTTAGAGCATCGATGGAAAAACACAGTCAGTTTTTTCGGCTCAGGAGCAAGTGAGCCAAAAGCTGATGCAAATAAAGCTACCCACCATGGCAGGGACTACGGACTTTTTGACAAGAAAAAATTACAACGCTATTGGATAAAGCAATGTGATGCCGCATCAGTTCAATGGCATAGAGGATATGCAGCTGAGCTAGAAATTGACGAAAACCTTTGCACCGTTACTACAGCGGAAGGAAAAAAGCACAAAGCTAGGCTTCTTATAGATGCAACTGGCTATGAGCCCGTGTTTCTCAAAAGCAGAAAAAATTGGCCAATTGCAATTCAAACTTGTTATGGAGTAGTGGGACGATTCAATACCCCACCTGTTGAAGAGGGGCAATTCGTTTTAATGGACTATAGGTGCGATCACTTAAGTTCAAAAGAGAAAGAAGAGCCACCAACATTTTTGTACGCCATGGACCTAGGGGATGGCAGGTTCTTTCTAGAAGAAACTTCCCTAGGATTAGCTCCACCAGTAACACTAGAGACTTTAAAATCTCGACTTAAGCAGCGTTTAGCACATCGAAAGCTTGAATTAACTTCATTAGAACATGAAGAACTAGGCCTGTATCTCCCTATGAACATGCCACTTCCAGACTTACAACAACCAGTTTTAGGATTTGGTGGAGCTGCTGCAATGGTTCATCCCGCTTCTGGATATATGGTTGGTGGCTTACTGAGAAGATCACCCTCTGTAGCAAAGGTTCTAGCTAAAGCAATGCGTGATAAAAATGCATCGCCTGCTGCATTAGCTGAAAAAGGGTGGGCTGTTCTTTGGCCACCAGACCTCAGACGCAAACAAGCCCTTTATCAATTTGGATTAGAGAAGTTGATGCGTTTCGAGGAAGCACAATTGAGAGACTTTTTTAAAGGATTTTTTGCGCTCCAGAGTGATCAGTGGTATGGATTCCTTACTAACACGCTAAGTCTTAGTGAACTGGTACAAGCGATGTGGACTATGTTCGTAAAAGCACCTTGGAGTGTACGTTGGGGGTTAATGGGTATGCAAGGAAGGGAACTATATCTTCTCTGGCAATTCCTAAAACCACTAAATTGA
- a CDS encoding SDR family NAD(P)-dependent oxidoreductase — protein sequence MRTILISGASRGIGRAIALKALEDGHRISLGIRDLNSVKGSKLDPDISGSNRVILNHYEGNSPQTAKDWISATLDHFQKLDSLINCAGIFNRTKFLFSDSEEGEIEQLWRVNVMAPWFLTKEAWGEISKDGQGRVMFLVSLSGKRSKSNLAGYCMSKFALMGLCQTIRNEGWDSGIRVTAICPSWVNTDMASGIKSISQEEMTQPNDLASIVSNLLTLPNTCIPFEIEVNCNLEK from the coding sequence TTGAGAACTATTCTTATTAGCGGTGCTAGTCGAGGGATTGGTAGAGCTATTGCATTAAAGGCACTTGAAGATGGACATAGGATTAGCTTAGGTATAAGGGATTTAAATTCTGTAAAAGGAAGTAAGCTAGACCCTGATATTTCCGGCTCAAATAGGGTTATTTTGAACCATTATGAAGGTAATTCTCCTCAGACAGCAAAAGATTGGATAAGTGCAACTTTAGATCATTTTCAGAAATTAGATAGCCTAATAAATTGTGCAGGAATATTTAATAGAACAAAATTTCTATTTTCTGATAGTGAGGAAGGTGAAATAGAACAGTTATGGAGAGTCAATGTGATGGCACCATGGTTTTTGACGAAAGAGGCTTGGGGAGAGATATCAAAAGATGGGCAAGGTAGAGTTATGTTCTTAGTTTCCTTAAGTGGGAAAAGATCCAAAAGCAACCTTGCTGGTTATTGCATGAGCAAGTTTGCGTTAATGGGTCTTTGCCAAACAATCAGGAATGAGGGTTGGGATAGTGGAATAAGAGTAACTGCTATATGTCCTAGTTGGGTCAATACAGATATGGCCTCAGGCATAAAATCTATAAGTCAAGAGGAAATGACTCAACCTAATGATCTTGCTTCTATTGTCAGCAACTTATTAACATTGCCAAATACTTGCATCCCATTTGAAATAGAGGTCAATTGCAACCTTGAGAAATAA
- a CDS encoding hydrolase has protein sequence MAPLRMKEKSTAIIVIDVQEKLAKAIENKDDILFNIRKLIDAGIILNIPQFFTEQNPHKLGETVKLLGDYKNKNTFSKMSFSCFKCSALINKIENLSLKNILLCGVETHICVQQTALDFIANGFNVFIAADSVGSRNNIDHITALRRLEKAGAIISTTESIIFEWCRNAERSEFKGISELIKRRKG, from the coding sequence ATGGCGCCATTAAGAATGAAGGAGAAGAGTACTGCAATAATAGTCATCGATGTACAAGAGAAGCTTGCAAAAGCTATCGAAAATAAAGATGATATCTTATTTAATATCAGAAAATTAATTGATGCGGGAATAATTTTGAACATACCTCAATTCTTTACAGAGCAAAACCCTCATAAGTTGGGAGAAACAGTGAAGTTGCTAGGTGATTATAAAAATAAAAATACTTTCTCTAAAATGAGTTTTAGTTGTTTTAAATGTTCAGCGCTAATAAATAAAATAGAGAATTTAAGTCTTAAGAATATACTTTTATGTGGAGTCGAGACACATATATGTGTACAACAAACAGCGCTAGACTTTATAGCTAATGGCTTTAATGTATTTATCGCAGCTGACTCTGTCGGAAGTAGAAATAATATCGATCATATAACCGCACTTAGAAGGCTAGAAAAAGCTGGGGCAATAATATCAACCACAGAATCAATCATCTTTGAATGGTGTAGGAATGCAGAAAGGAGCGAATTCAAAGGAATTAGTGAGCTTATAAAAAGGAGAAAGGGTTAG
- a CDS encoding Fur family transcriptional regulator, which yields MLGSSPFNRFERPLETGLHQEGRRLTPQRRKILDLFENIGAGMHLSAEDVHHQLMEAKSRVSLATIYRTLRLLVEMGFLHELELSEGGHRFELASDDHPDHHHLVCVTCGRTEEFENDHVVQAGRIAAEANGFKLIESTLNVRAICPGCQ from the coding sequence TTGCTTGGTTCTTCGCCTTTTAATCGCTTTGAGAGGCCTTTAGAAACTGGCTTACATCAAGAAGGGCGCCGTTTAACACCTCAAAGAAGAAAAATACTAGACCTGTTTGAGAATATTGGAGCCGGGATGCATCTCAGCGCTGAGGATGTACATCATCAATTAATGGAAGCCAAGTCTCGTGTATCTTTAGCGACGATTTACCGAACGCTTCGTTTGTTAGTAGAGATGGGCTTTTTGCATGAACTTGAATTGAGTGAAGGTGGGCACAGATTTGAACTGGCGAGCGATGATCACCCTGACCATCATCACTTGGTATGCGTCACGTGCGGCCGTACTGAAGAATTTGAGAATGATCATGTTGTTCAAGCTGGGAGAATCGCGGCAGAAGCAAATGGATTTAAACTTATAGAATCAACGCTAAATGTGCGCGCAATTTGTCCTGGTTGCCAATAA
- a CDS encoding mechanosensitive ion channel family protein has product MDDFYRLLLTSAAAFIIGSLLSLLAARISRVIFGRIAARTKTKTDDFIFQVIANAIKPLGLLISASIAWKILPIENEISNAVLGIIKLICLILLVRLINKIVFRLIERWSLKINDSSVSTMLRSLSPMFRALVWCIGFIFYLQNMGVQMAAIWALLSAGGIGAGLALKEPVQEFFEYITILLDKPFENGQFINVDGIWASVERVGVRSTRLRSINGEIIVMSNSALTNGKIANYGEMEYRRLVHKLGVVYETPHSTMQHIPSIIQTIVDSTEDVIFDRCHFIEFGQFSLDFELVYYIPTNNYLRAMEAQQKVNLEIMKIFEEKSIDFAYPTQTIHLTSNGQD; this is encoded by the coding sequence ATGGATGATTTTTATAGGCTCCTCCTAACATCCGCTGCTGCTTTTATTATAGGCAGCCTACTTTCATTGTTAGCTGCCCGCATCAGTAGAGTTATCTTTGGAAGAATAGCAGCACGAACTAAAACTAAAACAGATGATTTCATATTTCAAGTTATAGCAAATGCTATAAAACCTCTAGGTCTCCTTATAAGTGCTTCAATTGCATGGAAAATTCTACCTATTGAAAATGAAATAAGTAATGCAGTACTTGGAATAATAAAACTAATATGCCTTATCCTTTTAGTAAGGTTAATTAATAAAATAGTATTTAGACTAATAGAAAGATGGTCTTTAAAGATTAATGATAGTTCAGTTAGTACGATGCTGAGATCATTAAGTCCCATGTTTCGTGCACTTGTTTGGTGCATAGGTTTTATTTTTTACCTTCAAAATATGGGTGTCCAAATGGCGGCAATTTGGGCACTATTAAGTGCTGGTGGTATTGGAGCAGGACTGGCTTTAAAAGAACCTGTACAAGAGTTTTTTGAGTACATAACTATTCTTCTCGATAAGCCATTTGAAAATGGTCAATTTATCAACGTTGATGGTATTTGGGCCTCTGTTGAAAGGGTTGGCGTACGTTCAACTCGCCTAAGAAGTATTAATGGTGAGATTATTGTAATGAGTAATAGTGCATTAACTAATGGAAAAATTGCTAACTATGGAGAAATGGAATATAGAAGACTAGTTCATAAACTTGGAGTTGTATATGAAACACCGCATTCAACAATGCAACATATCCCAAGTATTATTCAAACAATTGTTGATTCAACCGAAGATGTTATTTTTGACCGTTGTCACTTTATTGAGTTTGGTCAATTTAGCCTAGATTTCGAATTGGTTTATTACATTCCTACAAATAATTATCTGCGTGCAATGGAGGCTCAGCAGAAAGTAAATCTTGAAATAATGAAGATCTTTGAAGAGAAAAGTATTGATTTTGCATACCCAACTCAGACAATTCATTTAACAAGTAATGGTCAAGATTAA
- a CDS encoding phosphotransferase enzyme family protein, with the protein MSSLYSQEYLISIGSSFCPSKQILSVRELPFGNINKTFLVVLKPSSDIESFVIQEINTSVFSDPEIPMYNWNVISLHISKKIREKKDQTNYKRWDIPTIIPTIDKGKLLLRIDDKYWRAITFIQSSTSLDKISNAKQAKEVGKGLATFHYLIKDFPLKRIKKLDNDLHDITKILSDYDKALNHFRSKRISTPSIFKRFSLLERVVDKHRSGVSILNDAIARGELMKKPIHGDPKITNFMFDNDTKDIISLIDLDTLASGIIHYDIGDCIRSCCNLLGEETKDLANISFDLEFCEALLTGYLSIARKGFSAYDFYYLPYCIKFLPYELAIRFLTDFMNGNIYFKVQYSDQNLYRAEVQLRLVESIHKQWDGLLELTNMKIA; encoded by the coding sequence TTGAGCTCTTTATATAGTCAGGAATATTTGATTAGTATTGGAAGCAGCTTCTGTCCCTCTAAGCAGATTTTATCTGTAAGGGAACTCCCATTTGGGAACATTAACAAAACTTTCCTAGTAGTTCTTAAACCCTCTTCAGATATAGAATCCTTTGTAATACAAGAAATTAATACCTCGGTATTTTCGGACCCTGAAATTCCAATGTATAATTGGAATGTTATTAGCCTGCACATTAGTAAAAAGATAAGAGAAAAAAAAGATCAAACTAATTATAAACGATGGGATATTCCAACTATCATTCCTACTATTGACAAGGGAAAACTTCTTTTAAGAATAGATGATAAATATTGGAGGGCAATTACCTTCATTCAATCCTCTACTAGTCTGGATAAAATATCTAATGCAAAGCAAGCCAAGGAGGTTGGAAAAGGTCTGGCTACTTTTCATTATTTAATTAAGGATTTCCCACTCAAAAGGATAAAAAAATTAGATAATGATTTACATGACATAACAAAAATACTTTCTGATTATGATAAAGCTTTGAACCATTTTAGATCCAAACGAATATCCACACCTTCAATTTTCAAAAGATTTTCTTTACTGGAAAGAGTTGTAGATAAGCATCGTTCAGGTGTGTCTATCTTGAACGATGCAATAGCTAGAGGGGAATTAATGAAGAAACCAATACATGGCGATCCTAAAATCACAAATTTTATGTTCGATAATGACACTAAAGATATTATATCCCTCATAGATCTTGACACTCTTGCATCAGGAATTATTCACTATGATATTGGAGATTGTATTCGCTCTTGTTGCAATCTACTTGGCGAGGAGACAAAAGACTTGGCTAATATTAGTTTTGATTTAGAATTTTGTGAAGCCCTTCTTACCGGTTATTTGTCTATAGCAAGAAAGGGTTTTTCGGCTTATGACTTTTACTATTTACCATATTGCATTAAGTTTTTACCTTATGAATTGGCTATTCGCTTTCTAACCGACTTTATGAATGGAAATATTTATTTTAAAGTTCAATATAGTGATCAGAATTTATATAGAGCAGAAGTTCAGCTCAGGCTTGTTGAGTCTATTCATAAACAATGGGATGGATTGCTAGAATTAACTAATATGAAAATTGCTTGA